The window GCATATTGCTGACCGCGATGGGCTGGGTGACCAGTTTCTCCTCGGTGAGGACCTTGGCCGTCGAGCGGGAGGTGAGGTCCCAGCCGCCGCCGGGGTTGGCGGGGGCGATGATCTCGATGGCCTTCTCGGGGAACCCGGCGGACCCGGGGCTGGCCAGCGAAGCGCCCAGAAGCAGTGCCCCCAGGGCGCACAAGCCCGTGCGGGATATGGGATGCTCGCGCATCGTACCCTCCTGTGGTGGGCGGAAGCGGATGGGAAAACCGATGGAGTGGTGGGGATGATAGCACCCCCTGCGCGGGAGACGCAAGACTCTTCGCGCCGGGAAGCCTCTCAGGTCAGGAGCCGCAGCACCCCCAGATACGCGAGCACCCCCGCCGCGACGGCCGCGAAGAGGTTGCGGGTTCGGCGCGCGAGGTAGAAGGTGAGCAGCCCTCCCACCAGGCGGGGGGCGAGTCGCGGCAGGTCCACCACCCCTCCTGTGAACAGGAGGCCCGGGATCGCGAGGGCCGTCAGGATGGCGAGGGGGACGTGCCGGAGCCAGCGCTCGATCGGCCCCGGCAGGGACCTGTCTCCCAGGGCGAGGGTGGCACCTGCCCGCGTGAGGTAGGTCGCTGCCGCCATTCCTAGGATGATGAGCGCGACGTCGACCCTCATCGGCGCTCCAGGGCCGCGCCCACGAGGCTTCCTCCCAGCCCCGCCGCGATCAGGTGGCTGTTGCTGGGCAGGAGCAGCACCCCGCCGATGCTGATGGCCGCTGCCGCTCCCAGGACGGTCCAGGCGGGACGGCCCTCGAGGAAGAACGTCAGGAGAGCGATGAAGACGGCGGTCACGGCGAAGTCCAGGCCGTAGCGCTCCGGGGGTCCGATGAGGGTGCCGAGCGCGGCCCCGAGGGCCGTCCCGGCGTTCCACCCGACGTACATCGCGCAGAAGCTCCCGAGCACGTAGGCGGGGAAGAGCCGCCGGCGCTGCGCCCGGCTCATGACCAGGGCGTAGGTCTCGTCCGTGAGGCCGAAGGCGACCGTGGCCAGGAGCCGCCGGGGAACCCCTTGGAGGACCCGCGTAAGGGAGGCTCCCATCAGGAGGTGCCGCAGGTTGATGGCTGCTGTGGTGGCGATGATCGTCGCGGGAGTGGCCCAGACGGAGAGGAGGGGGAG is drawn from Candidatus Methylomirabilis sp. and contains these coding sequences:
- a CDS encoding AzlC family ABC transporter permease, encoding LPLLSVWATPATIIATTAAINLRHLLMGASLTRVLQGVPRRLLATVAFGLTDETYALVMSRAQRRRLFPAYVLGSFCAMYVGWNAGTALGAALGTLIGPPERYGLDFAVTAVFIALLTFFLEGRPAWTVLGAAAAISIGGVLLLPSNSHLIAAGLGGSLVGAALERR
- a CDS encoding AzlD domain-containing protein, giving the protein MRVDVALIILGMAAATYLTRAGATLALGDRSLPGPIERWLRHVPLAILTALAIPGLLFTGGVVDLPRLAPRLVGGLLTFYLARRTRNLFAAVAAGVLAYLGVLRLLT